A stretch of the Neorhodopirellula lusitana genome encodes the following:
- a CDS encoding NAD-dependent epimerase/dehydratase family protein: MDVLITGVCGFVGSSIARVLVAHPEVARVFGVDNLARNGSELNRDELRALGVTVFHGDMRMASDLAHLPKVDWVIDAAALPSVLAGVDGNNSSLQLVQHNLISTINLLEYCKRNRAGLILLSTSRVYSIAALLDVPLMEQDGAYVLDERASSAGPGLSRSGVQESFSTAAPVSLYGATKLASEALALEYGLTFDFPVWVNRCGVLTGGGQFGRSDQGIFSFWINSHLRRRPLRYLGFGGSGYQVRDCLHVNDLARLVIKQLRCTDVAGIPRTINVAGGASSAISLRQLTAWCDNRFGEHEVAASREERPFDLPWVVLDSKLAKRHWDWQPEIPLGETLEEIASHAENHPNWLELSR; this comes from the coding sequence GCACATCCGGAAGTGGCGAGGGTTTTCGGTGTCGATAACTTGGCCAGGAATGGTAGCGAGTTGAATCGCGACGAGTTGCGCGCGTTGGGTGTGACGGTTTTTCATGGCGACATGCGGATGGCGAGCGATCTGGCGCACCTGCCAAAAGTTGACTGGGTGATCGATGCGGCGGCGCTTCCGAGCGTGTTGGCGGGCGTGGATGGGAACAACTCGTCGCTGCAGTTGGTGCAGCACAACTTGATTAGCACGATCAACTTGTTGGAGTATTGCAAACGGAATCGAGCGGGTTTGATTTTGTTGAGTACCAGCCGTGTCTATTCGATTGCTGCACTGCTTGATGTGCCTCTGATGGAACAGGACGGGGCATACGTTTTAGACGAGCGGGCCAGTTCAGCTGGACCGGGCCTAAGCCGAAGTGGCGTGCAAGAGTCGTTCTCGACCGCCGCGCCGGTTTCGTTGTATGGGGCGACGAAGCTTGCCTCCGAAGCATTGGCGCTGGAGTACGGATTGACCTTTGACTTCCCGGTTTGGGTGAATCGTTGTGGCGTGTTGACAGGGGGTGGACAATTTGGGCGATCGGATCAGGGCATCTTTTCGTTCTGGATTAACAGTCATTTGCGCCGGCGGCCGTTACGTTATCTGGGGTTCGGCGGATCGGGTTATCAGGTACGAGATTGTTTGCACGTCAACGATCTGGCGCGGCTGGTGATCAAGCAACTACGATGTACCGACGTGGCTGGAATCCCGCGGACGATTAATGTGGCCGGTGGAGCAAGCTCGGCGATTTCACTGCGGCAGTTGACGGCTTGGTGCGACAATCGGTTCGGTGAACATGAAGTGGCGGCTAGCCGGGAAGAGAGACCGTTTGATCTTCCCTGGGTCGTGTTGGATTCAAAATTGGCAAAACGTCATTGGGATTGGCAACCTGAAATTCCACTGGGAGAGACGCTGGAGGAAATCGCCAGTCATGCTGAGAACCATCCGAATTGGTTGGAGTTGTCTCGATGA